The following coding sequences lie in one Cryptococcus gattii WM276 chromosome L, complete sequence genomic window:
- a CDS encoding Pyridoxamine-phosphate oxidase, putative (Similar to TIGR gene model, INSD accession AAW45246.1), producing the protein MAFPRNISKILKTIIPINIIRTMSTQHVFGTSSTSSHRSASFSAPETVKLITHNQYLTPRLLASELSPNPLLQFNAWFASALQPSQGEVAAGRKVNEPEAMTLSTATAQGIPSSRIVLLKTVDKTGFVFFTNYTSRKSEELLANPYAALTFYWREVSRQVRVVGKVEKVSREESVEYFNTRPRGSRLGAWASKQSQPVEEGQLEEWVKSEEERWEGKEVECPKFWGGWRVVPFEVEFWSGQPSRLHDRFRYTRPEGSDGEWEIKKLSP; encoded by the exons ATGGCTTTCCCAAGGAATATCAGTAAGATACTCAAAACGATTATACCAATTAACATCATCCGAACTATGTCTACCCAACACGTCTTCGGCACCTCATCCACCTCCTCTCATCGCTCGGCATCCTTTTCTGCTCCCGAGACTGTCAAGCTCATCACCCATAATCAGTATCTGACTCCACGACTACTCGCTTCCGAGCTCTCTCCGAACCCTCTTTTACAATTCAATGCCTGGTTCGCGTCTGCTCTCCAACCCTCTCAGGGTGAAGTGGCTGCTGGTCGCAAAGTCAATGAACCAGAGGCTATGACTCTCTCCACCGCTACCGCCCAAGGtatcccttcttctcgaATAGTATTGCTCAAAACTGTGGATAAGACAGGGttcgtcttcttcacaAACTATACCTCGCGCAAGTCAGAAGAACTTCTTGCAAACCCTTATGCGGCACTTACGTTCTACTGGCGAGAAGTATCAAGACAGGTCAGAGTGGTAGGTAAGGTCGAGAAAGTTAGTAGGGAGGAGAGTGTAGAGTATTTCAACACCCGACCAAGGGGCAGCAGACTGGGTGCTTGGGCGAGTAAGCAGAGTCAGCCGGTGGAAGAGGGTCAATTGGAAGAATGGGTGAAGAGTGAGGAGGAGCGCtgggaagggaaagaagtGGAGTGTCCCAAGTTCTGGGGTGGTTGGAGGGTCGTTCCATT CGAGGTTGAGTTTTGGTCTGGACAGCCTTCTCGATTGCATGACCGATTTAGGTACACTCGACCAGAAGGAAGTGATGGAGAGTGGGAGATCAAGAAGCTCTCCCCGTGA